A part of Kwoniella dejecticola CBS 10117 chromosome 5, complete sequence genomic DNA contains:
- a CDS encoding mitochondrial 37S ribosomal protein mS47 translates to MASLTRLSLRMGSSAGSSSSSRIAANRLLTISRHLSSSSSMASDKATQGSTSSKMSSPHEDLVLFESHHNARLYKLNRPAKLNSLNQEMIDLLTKKVRNWRELESCKVIIGTGDQRAFCAGGDVKQLVLDLKEGKDTALPFFKSEFELNWTLGRLGKPYVAIIDGVTMGGGAGLSLPADIRIATPKTIFAMPETKIGYAPDVGSNYYLAQLDGAIGAWLAVTGQELYGRAVYELGIATHYVTPNLLPTIINEITQLDSPTSAQISSIVSSYTASAPAGPDSGSDLSSKSNPDGLSPIKGEIRGFLDKTFSLKSIPEIHSALTKSQSDSALSGEVKEWARVQLDLLNARSPTSTAVALTGYRKAKEARRLDRVLLNDITMATAFCGPESGRATDDFVKGVSSVLIDRSKTAPEWIPSELSDPRLALSEIIKNFYPTKSSTTTTIPELQLVPESASKLDSGRDSTWNKFRKYGLPSEQLIKASVDGYSPQSGAFALTEKELIAQFLEDSTSGTRRDEVVQRIKSVVEKNCKVDKGGYLEWK, encoded by the exons ATGGCCTCCCTCACGCGATTGTCCCTTCGAATGGGTTCATCAGCaggatcttcgtcttcctctcgtATAGCTGCGAATCGATTATTGACTATCTCAAGACATCTCTCCTCAAGCTCTTCTATGGCCAGCGACAAGGCCACGCAGGGCAGTACTTCTAGCAAGATGTCTTCTCCTCATGAA GATCTGGTATTGTTTGAATCGCATCACAATGCTAGACTATACAAACTCAATCGACCTGCTAAATTGAACTCGTTGAAtcaagagatgattgatctttTGACCAAGAAAGTCCGA AATTGGCGAGAACTAGAATCATGCAAGGTGATCATCGGGACAGGCGATCAGAGAGCATTCTGTGCCGGAGGGGATGTCAAGC AACTGGTATTGGACTTGAAAGAGGGCAAAGATACTGCTTTACCATTCTTCAAATCCGAGTTCGAGCTCAATTGGACATTGGGCAGACTGGGTAAACCCTACGTAGCCATCATTGACGGAGTTACAA tgggaggaggagcaggtcTTTCTTTGCCAGCGGACATTCGAATCGCTACACCCAAAACCATCTTCGCCATGCCAGAAACCAAGATAGGCTACGCACCCGATGTGGGATCGAATTACTACCTTGCTCAACTTGACGGTGCTATCGGCGCATGGTTAGCTGTCACAGGACAAGAACTATATGGTCGGGCAGTCTA CGAATTGGGCATTGCGACCCACTACGTGACCCCAAACCTCTTACCAACCATAATCAACGAGATCACCCAACTCGACTCGCCCACTTCCGCCCAAATCTCATCCATAGTCTCCTCATATACCGCCTCCGCTCCCGCCGGTCCAGACTCAGGCTCTGATCTATCCAGCAAATCCAACCCCGATGGACTCAGCCCTATCAAGGGTGAGATCCGTGGCTTCCTAGACAAGACCTTCAGTCTGAAATCCATCCCCGAGATACATTCAGCTCTCACCAAATCCCAATCCGACTCTGCCTTAAGCGGCGAAGTGAAAGAATGGGCTAGAGTCCAATTAGATCTGCTCAACGCTCGAAGTCCAACAAGTACAGCCGTCGCTTTGACGGGTTAtcgaaaagccaaagaagcgCGTCGTCTAGACAGGGTCCTCTTGAACGACATCACGATGGCTACTGCCTTTTGTGGTCCGGAATCCGGGAGAGCGACTGATGATTTCGTTAAAGGAGTCTCATCTGTCCTGATAGATCGATCGAAGACTGCTCCAGAGTGGATTCCATCGGAATTGTCAGACCCGAGATTGGCCTTGAGTGAAATAATCAAGAACTTTTACCCTACCAAATCTTCCACGACTACGACGATACCGGAATTACAACTGGTTCCTGAGAGTGCATCTAAGTTGGATAGCGGGCGAGATTCGACCTGGAATAAGTTCAGGAAGTACGGATTACCGAGTGAACagttgatcaaagcttcCGTCGATGGGTATTCCCCTCAATCAGGGGCGTTCGCTCTGACGGAGAAAGAGCTCATTGCGCAATTCTTGGAAGATTCCACGAGTGGAACGCGAAGGGACGAGGTGGTGCAGAGGATTAAGAGTGTCGTGGAGAAGAATTGTAAAGTCGATAAAGGTGGATATTTGGAGTGGAAGTAG